The following are from one region of the Gloeomargarita lithophora Alchichica-D10 genome:
- a CDS encoding phycocyanobilin:ferredoxin oxidoreductase produces the protein MIQHPLIAQLAEVIRRQWQAGLTLEPYPLPADLGYVEGHLEGERVQIQNLCYQSTHFRKLHLELAQVGGNLDILHCVMFPRPEYDLPVFGTDIVAGRGQVSAAIVDLSPTRGDHSLPPAYVTALTALTPSPFEQPRPLPPWGDIFSEFCLFVRPVNEPEQQRFVDYVAQILKLHCQNALASAPLAPAQAQQHQSQQSYYCRQQQQNDKTRRVLERAFGNDWAERYMSTVLFDLPQA, from the coding sequence GTGATTCAACATCCTTTGATTGCCCAGTTAGCCGAGGTAATTCGCCGCCAGTGGCAAGCGGGTTTGACCCTAGAGCCGTACCCCCTACCGGCGGATTTGGGCTATGTGGAGGGGCACCTGGAGGGGGAACGGGTGCAAATCCAGAATTTGTGTTACCAAAGTACCCATTTTCGCAAACTGCATCTGGAATTGGCGCAGGTGGGGGGCAATCTGGATATTCTCCACTGCGTGATGTTCCCCCGGCCTGAGTATGATTTGCCCGTCTTTGGGACGGATATTGTGGCGGGACGGGGGCAGGTGAGTGCCGCCATTGTGGATTTGTCCCCCACCCGGGGGGATCATTCCCTGCCTCCCGCCTATGTAACCGCATTAACGGCCTTGACCCCCAGCCCGTTTGAGCAACCCCGTCCTTTGCCGCCCTGGGGGGATATTTTCTCTGAGTTTTGTCTGTTTGTGCGCCCGGTGAATGAACCGGAACAGCAGAGATTTGTGGATTATGTGGCGCAGATACTAAAATTACATTGTCAGAACGCCCTTGCCAGTGCGCCCCTCGCCCCCGCCCAGGCGCAACAGCACCAATCCCAGCAAAGTTATTACTGCCGCCAACAACAGCAAAATGATAAAACCCGGCGGGTGTTGGAGCGGGCTTTTGGCAACGACTGGGCGGAACGGTACATGAGTACGGTGTTGTTTGACCTACCCCAGGCATGA
- a CDS encoding methyltransferase domain-containing protein, which translates to MSQQYCTSTFIRRTGGTTQAVFGWSQRAAVPLSSPMQLAILECFVQAQTLASGYQIYQEWQTQPVGIELSTLGENLLLKIMQNEIIYLTQGFPSYLQPEQQVNLTDKLPLFSPYPAVNLPEFQATFQQLYELGLIVPAVGQINWGDVRRWAPVCAITGFSRGTPIDRYYQKQFLQTVGDKIKGNILEIGGVAKDREFYDLNLAQITTYRCMNIEAGAGVDFVGDAHDPNMVMADSVDAILIFNVLEHCYDPSCVIDNIHQWLKPGGWCLALVPTAQRLHDRPADYWRLLPDGLTYLFRHYAQCNLYTYGNTLTVLATFLGVAMEELTLQELATQHPDYPVIACVAAQK; encoded by the coding sequence ATGAGTCAGCAGTATTGTACCAGTACTTTTATCCGCAGGACGGGGGGAACCACCCAGGCGGTGTTTGGCTGGAGTCAACGGGCGGCAGTGCCCCTGTCGTCCCCGATGCAATTGGCGATTTTAGAGTGTTTTGTCCAAGCTCAAACCCTAGCATCGGGGTATCAAATATATCAGGAATGGCAAACGCAACCGGTGGGAATTGAACTATCAACATTGGGGGAGAATCTATTGCTTAAAATCATGCAGAATGAAATAATTTATCTCACCCAAGGGTTTCCCAGTTATCTCCAACCCGAACAGCAGGTAAATCTGACGGATAAATTACCTTTATTTTCCCCCTATCCAGCGGTTAATTTACCTGAATTTCAAGCGACATTTCAGCAACTTTATGAACTGGGGTTGATTGTCCCGGCGGTGGGGCAAATAAATTGGGGGGATGTGCGGCGTTGGGCACCGGTTTGTGCGATTACAGGGTTCTCGCGGGGGACACCGATTGACCGCTATTATCAAAAGCAGTTTCTCCAAACCGTTGGGGATAAAATCAAGGGCAATATTTTAGAAATTGGCGGGGTGGCGAAAGATCGGGAATTTTATGATCTGAATCTGGCACAAATTACTACCTATCGCTGTATGAATATCGAAGCGGGGGCGGGGGTAGATTTTGTTGGGGATGCCCATGATCCCAATATGGTTATGGCTGATTCGGTGGATGCGATTTTAATTTTTAATGTGCTGGAGCATTGTTATGATCCGAGTTGCGTTATTGATAATATCCACCAATGGCTAAAACCGGGGGGCTGGTGTTTGGCCTTGGTGCCGACGGCGCAAAGATTGCATGACCGACCGGCGGATTATTGGCGATTGTTACCCGATGGTTTGACTTATTTATTTCGCCATTATGCCCAATGCAATTTATACACCTACGGGAATACGTTGACGGTGTTAGCAACTTTTTTGGGCGTAGCGATGGAAGAATTAACACTCCAGGAATTGGCAACCCAACACCCGGATTATCCGGTGATCGCTTGTGTGGCGGCGCAGAAATGA
- a CDS encoding cation-translocating P-type ATPase produces the protein MATAPDSPFPDWHSFPILVTLDRLESKPEGLDPVQVQERLAHYGRNELQEMHQRSRWQILWDQFKNIMLLLLIAVAVISAITDLIQSLQEQRFIFPKDTVAILSIVILNGLLGYVQESKAEQALAALKKMSSSRVRVLRAGQVQEVNAPELVPGDVVLVEAGNRLPADGRWLVTANLQVREAALTGEALPVTKQADVVLPADTELGDRVNLGFMGTEVIQGRGTLVVTQTGMSTQLGKIAAAIQAVEVEPTPLQRRMDQLGKVLVVGALILVALVIVGGTLYQPSMFGALVQVSLSMAVAVVPEGLPAVVTITLALGTRRMMQRRALIRRLPAVETLGSVTVVCSDKTGTLTQNKMVAQAVGLPEIGLIQVTGTGYQPQGEFLQGDHPFAPQSHPDLMGFLLTGLLCNDAIWQQDQGEWVILGDPTEGALLPLAAKAGLTAGGQTLERVAEFPFSSERKRMSVVVSTDDQAVYSLLRGDFLLLCKGSPELTLECCDQVQRQGQVQDLTPAQRQEILEQNNTLASQGLRVLGLAYRALDALPPQPSAAGLEQGLIWLGLVGMLDAARPEAKLAVARCHMAGIRVVMITGDHQLTACTIAKDLGILRPGDEILTGRELEQLDPAELAARVGRVAVYARVSPEHKLHIVQALQKTSQVVSMTGDGVNDAPALKQADIGVAMGITGTDVSKEASDMILLDDNFATIVAAVEEGRVVYGNIRRFIRYILGSNIGEVLTIAAAPLIGLGGTPLSPLQILWMNLATDGIPALALAIEPGRAVVMHQPPKDPKESIFARGLGAYMVRVGIVLALVTIALMVWAYQYTNNTEIPGLDPRRWQTMVFTTLCISQMGHALAVRSDSRLLIELNPGSNPWIWWAVGLMTLAQVLIIYVPALRAFFNVFYLPPGELLICMAFSTLVFVWVELEKLVIRRLWPGRETEG, from the coding sequence AGCGGAGTCGTTGGCAGATTCTATGGGATCAGTTCAAAAATATCATGCTGTTGTTGTTGATTGCGGTGGCGGTGATTTCGGCCATTACCGACCTGATCCAGTCTTTGCAAGAACAGCGGTTTATTTTTCCTAAGGATACGGTAGCGATTTTAAGCATCGTCATTTTGAATGGCCTGCTGGGTTATGTGCAGGAAAGCAAAGCTGAGCAAGCCCTGGCCGCTTTGAAAAAAATGTCCTCCTCCCGGGTGCGGGTCCTGCGGGCGGGGCAAGTGCAGGAGGTGAACGCCCCGGAGTTGGTGCCGGGGGATGTGGTGCTGGTGGAAGCGGGCAACAGACTCCCGGCGGACGGGCGGTGGTTGGTGACGGCCAATCTCCAGGTGCGGGAGGCGGCGCTGACCGGGGAAGCCCTGCCGGTGACCAAACAGGCGGATGTGGTACTGCCGGCGGATACGGAGTTGGGCGACCGGGTAAATTTGGGTTTTATGGGCACGGAAGTCATCCAGGGGCGGGGGACGCTGGTGGTGACCCAAACGGGGATGAGTACGCAACTGGGGAAAATTGCCGCCGCCATTCAAGCGGTCGAGGTCGAGCCTACACCCCTGCAACGGCGGATGGATCAACTGGGGAAGGTGCTGGTCGTAGGAGCCTTGATTTTGGTGGCTTTGGTCATCGTGGGCGGCACGCTTTATCAACCGAGTATGTTCGGTGCCCTGGTGCAGGTGTCGTTGAGTATGGCGGTGGCGGTGGTGCCGGAGGGGTTACCGGCGGTGGTGACGATTACCCTGGCGTTGGGTACCCGGCGGATGATGCAGCGGCGGGCCTTGATTCGTCGCTTACCCGCGGTGGAAACCCTGGGTTCGGTGACGGTGGTGTGTTCGGATAAAACCGGGACATTAACCCAAAATAAAATGGTGGCGCAGGCGGTGGGTCTGCCGGAAATTGGGTTAATTCAAGTCACTGGCACGGGCTACCAACCGCAGGGGGAATTTCTCCAGGGGGATCACCCCTTCGCACCCCAATCCCACCCGGATTTGATGGGCTTTTTGTTAACCGGACTGCTTTGTAACGATGCGATTTGGCAACAAGACCAGGGGGAATGGGTAATCCTGGGCGACCCGACGGAGGGGGCTTTATTACCCTTGGCGGCCAAGGCGGGTTTGACGGCGGGGGGGCAGACCTTAGAGCGGGTGGCGGAATTTCCCTTTTCCTCGGAACGCAAACGCATGAGTGTGGTGGTCAGCACCGATGACCAAGCGGTTTATTCGCTGCTGCGGGGGGATTTTTTATTGCTATGTAAAGGCTCCCCCGAACTGACCCTAGAGTGTTGCGACCAGGTGCAACGCCAGGGCCAGGTGCAGGATCTTACCCCGGCGCAACGGCAAGAAATTTTAGAGCAAAACAATACCCTCGCCAGCCAAGGTCTGCGGGTGTTGGGGTTGGCCTATCGTGCTTTGGATGCCCTGCCACCCCAACCATCAGCGGCGGGGTTGGAGCAGGGGTTAATTTGGTTGGGGCTGGTGGGGATGCTGGATGCCGCCCGCCCGGAGGCCAAATTGGCGGTGGCTCGCTGTCACATGGCGGGCATTCGGGTGGTGATGATCACCGGCGACCACCAACTCACCGCCTGTACGATTGCCAAGGATTTGGGGATTTTGCGCCCTGGGGATGAAATTCTCACGGGTCGGGAACTGGAGCAACTTGACCCGGCGGAACTGGCGGCACGGGTGGGACGGGTGGCGGTCTATGCCCGGGTGTCCCCGGAACACAAACTGCACATTGTCCAAGCCCTGCAAAAAACCAGCCAGGTGGTCTCCATGACCGGCGATGGGGTGAATGATGCGCCAGCGTTGAAACAGGCGGATATTGGGGTGGCGATGGGGATTACGGGGACGGATGTGAGTAAAGAGGCCAGCGATATGATTTTGCTGGATGACAATTTTGCCACCATCGTCGCCGCCGTGGAGGAAGGCCGGGTGGTGTATGGCAATATCCGCCGCTTTATCCGCTACATCCTGGGGAGCAATATCGGCGAGGTGCTGACGATTGCCGCCGCTCCCCTGATCGGGTTGGGGGGCACGCCCCTGTCGCCTTTACAAATCCTCTGGATGAATCTCGCCACCGATGGGATTCCCGCTTTGGCCTTGGCAATAGAACCGGGGCGGGCGGTGGTGATGCACCAACCCCCCAAAGACCCCAAGGAGAGCATTTTCGCCCGGGGTTTGGGGGCCTACATGGTGCGGGTAGGGATTGTCCTGGCGCTGGTGACCATTGCCCTGATGGTTTGGGCTTATCAGTACACAAACAATACGGAAATTCCTGGCCTTGACCCCCGGCGCTGGCAGACAATGGTGTTTACCACCCTGTGTATTTCCCAGATGGGTCATGCGCTGGCGGTGCGTTCCGATAGCCGTTTGTTGATCGAACTCAATCCCGGCAGTAATCCCTGGATTTGGTGGGCGGTGGGGCTGATGACCCTGGCGCAGGTGTTGATTATTTATGTGCCAGCCCTGCGGGCATTTTTCAACGTGTTTTACCTACCACCGGGGGAATTACTGATCTGTATGGCCTTTAGCACCCTGGTATTTGTCTGGGTAGAACTGGAAAAACTGGTGATCCGCCGTCTGTGGCCGGGGCGAGAAACGGAGGGTTAG
- the bchM gene encoding magnesium protoporphyrin IX methyltransferase, with amino-acid sequence MKNTPPVDDKLVVKNYFNGTGFNRWRNIYGTGEVNQVQADIRAGHQRTIATVLEWLPLDLNGITIADVGCGTGSLTLPLAHRGAQVRASDISLKMVQEAKNQALSQRDFQSQFIDQKIEFLVADLEELRGTYHTVICLDVLIHYPAQHAQKMLQHLASCATHRLIFSFAPKTLFYSALKKVGSLFPGASKATRAYLHPGPQMTQTITALGWNLRQCTQIKSRFYFACLLDFVRPNDS; translated from the coding sequence ATGAAAAACACCCCACCTGTGGATGATAAACTCGTTGTCAAAAATTACTTTAATGGCACGGGCTTCAACCGTTGGCGCAATATCTACGGCACGGGGGAAGTTAATCAAGTACAAGCCGATATTCGGGCGGGACATCAACGCACCATTGCCACGGTTTTAGAGTGGTTACCCCTGGATTTGAATGGTATCACTATTGCTGATGTGGGCTGTGGTACGGGCAGTTTAACCCTGCCGTTGGCGCACCGAGGGGCACAGGTGCGGGCGAGTGATATTTCCCTAAAAATGGTGCAGGAAGCCAAAAATCAAGCCCTGAGTCAGCGGGATTTTCAGAGCCAATTTATTGACCAAAAGATCGAATTTTTGGTAGCAGATTTAGAAGAATTGCGGGGGACTTATCATACGGTTATTTGCCTGGATGTGCTGATTCATTATCCAGCCCAGCACGCCCAAAAAATGTTGCAACATTTAGCCAGTTGTGCCACCCACCGGCTGATCTTTAGTTTCGCCCCCAAAACCCTGTTTTATAGTGCTTTGAAAAAAGTGGGTAGCCTATTCCCCGGAGCCAGTAAAGCCACCCGTGCCTATCTACATCCAGGGCCACAAATGACGCAAACCATCACCGCCTTGGGCTGGAATTTGCGCCAATGCACCCAAATTAAAAGCCGGTTTTACTTCGCCTGCCTGCTGGATTTTGTCCGCCCTAACGATAGTTGA
- a CDS encoding ABC transporter substrate-binding protein: MKRLFLGLILSVLLLGCQGAVSSDIAPLVLTFWHGINPPANRVIFEQLVAQFNAQHSDINVQSIYVGQADQQFPKILTAIVGNSPPDLLWFDSLLTGRLVDLQGIVPVTDWLKNQGHLANLDPSLLPGMAFEGQLWSVPFTTSNLGIFYRSDLFAQAGIEQLPRTWEELAQVAQKLTQDRDGDGRPEQYGLLLPLGKGEWTVFSWLPFWFSAGGEVVDGTVSLLDQASWQALHFWQKLLQMGVAVLSAPERGYEQEGFIQGRVAMQITGPWTLGYLSQTGVPFSVMPMPQATRPATIVGGANVFLMHTNPTRQAAALRFLDYLLGDEFQGAWATQTGALPVTQSARQQPKYQSFLADQPLLQVFLAQTQVAYSRPNGVNYNRLSNCLGRAIEATLLGQTPEVAVAQNAQRCPGER, translated from the coding sequence ATGAAACGGTTATTTTTGGGTTTAATTTTGAGTGTTTTACTCCTGGGTTGCCAAGGTGCAGTGTCATCGGATATTGCTCCATTAGTTTTAACCTTTTGGCATGGGATCAATCCCCCCGCCAATCGGGTGATTTTTGAGCAATTAGTTGCCCAATTTAATGCCCAACATTCAGATATAAACGTGCAATCAATTTATGTGGGGCAGGCGGATCAACAGTTTCCCAAAATCCTCACGGCGATTGTGGGGAATAGCCCGCCGGATTTGCTCTGGTTTGATAGTTTATTGACCGGCAGATTAGTGGATTTGCAGGGCATTGTCCCCGTGACGGATTGGCTCAAAAACCAGGGACATCTCGCCAATTTAGACCCCTCGCTCTTGCCGGGAATGGCGTTTGAAGGTCAGTTGTGGTCGGTGCCATTTACGACCAGCAATTTGGGGATTTTTTATCGGTCTGATTTATTTGCCCAAGCAGGGATTGAGCAGTTGCCCCGCACCTGGGAGGAATTGGCACAGGTGGCGCAAAAATTAACCCAAGACCGGGATGGGGATGGCCGCCCGGAGCAGTATGGGTTGCTGTTGCCCCTGGGGAAAGGCGAATGGACGGTGTTTTCCTGGTTGCCGTTTTGGTTTAGCGCCGGGGGAGAGGTGGTGGATGGCACGGTGTCGTTGTTGGATCAGGCGAGTTGGCAAGCATTACATTTTTGGCAAAAATTACTGCAAATGGGGGTGGCGGTACTCTCGGCACCGGAGCGGGGGTATGAGCAGGAGGGGTTTATCCAGGGGCGGGTGGCGATGCAGATTACCGGCCCTTGGACGTTGGGTTATCTGAGCCAAACGGGGGTGCCCTTTAGCGTCATGCCCATGCCCCAGGCGACCCGACCGGCCACGATTGTGGGGGGAGCCAATGTGTTTCTCATGCACACCAATCCCACTCGGCAGGCGGCGGCATTGCGGTTTTTGGATTACTTGCTGGGGGATGAATTTCAAGGGGCTTGGGCAACCCAAACCGGGGCTTTACCGGTGACCCAATCCGCCCGTCAGCAACCGAAATATCAAAGTTTTTTGGCTGACCAGCCGCTTTTGCAGGTATTTCTGGCGCAAACCCAGGTCGCCTACTCCCGCCCGAATGGGGTGAACTATAACCGGCTATCGAACTGTTTGGGGCGGGCGATTGAAGCTACCCTGCTGGGACAAACACCGGAGGTAGCTGTGGCGCAAAATGCCCAACGTTGTCCAGGGGAACGTTGA
- a CDS encoding Cof-type HAD-IIB family hydrolase, which yields MPIPDVRLLVLDLDGTVVGDDNRITSAVKSAVQTVRQRGIKVAIATGRMYRSALRFHRELALTLPLMSYQGAWIQDPHTGVQHRHWPVDPQRALELLDYFEQADLSPHLSIHFYLNDQLYVQEMRPDTDHYAQRTLIEPILVDDLRLTLAQMDVAPTKVLAVSEDPEIVERMLNTLQKRYKKSELYLTRSAPIYFEAANPQVNKGVAVQYLAEELLGITPDQVVAIGDNYNDLEMLQYAGVGIAMGNAPLAVQKQADWVAPTVEEDGVVTAIKTWVLAG from the coding sequence ATGCCGATTCCTGACGTGCGTTTGCTGGTGCTTGACCTGGATGGCACGGTGGTTGGTGATGACAATCGCATTACGTCTGCGGTAAAATCCGCAGTACAGACGGTGCGCCAACGGGGGATCAAAGTTGCCATTGCCACCGGACGGATGTACCGTTCTGCCCTGCGGTTTCATCGGGAATTGGCTTTAACTTTACCCCTGATGAGCTACCAGGGTGCTTGGATTCAAGACCCCCACACCGGGGTACAGCATCGCCATTGGCCGGTTGACCCCCAGCGGGCGTTGGAACTGTTGGACTATTTTGAACAGGCGGATTTAAGCCCGCATTTGTCCATACATTTTTATCTCAATGACCAGCTTTATGTGCAGGAAATGCGTCCCGATACGGATCATTATGCCCAACGCACCTTGATTGAGCCGATTTTGGTAGATGACTTGCGCTTAACTCTGGCTCAGATGGATGTGGCTCCAACTAAGGTATTGGCCGTGAGTGAAGACCCTGAGATTGTCGAACGGATGTTAAACACATTACAAAAGCGGTATAAAAAGAGTGAATTGTACTTAACTCGTTCGGCACCTATTTACTTTGAAGCGGCCAATCCCCAGGTGAATAAGGGGGTAGCGGTGCAGTACCTAGCCGAAGAATTATTGGGCATTACCCCCGATCAGGTAGTTGCCATTGGGGATAATTACAATGACCTGGAAATGTTGCAGTACGCCGGGGTGGGGATTGCCATGGGGAATGCGCCATTAGCAGTACAAAAGCAAGCGGATTGGGTAGCACCGACGGTAGAAGAAGATGGGGTGGTTACGGCCATTAAAACCTGGGTTTTAGCGGGATGA
- a CDS encoding DUF445 domain-containing protein, with protein MLFRPYRPFYLGAYRIPFTPGLIPSNQGRLASRVADTITRSLLTPEELQNIARRLLQLERTQAAIYWLLQTALNQVKLEAYKARTAKILAGILHDFLGESLPRLLRILARQEDFLAEQINQIFDRFLLEFRLSATQAEQIADWLLDLVLTPDLLRRALIDFLTEETIAVIDQDLREQTTGTYWVVANFFGVRNALIRLRRFCIEEPETANQRLAELMQSLGLKPRLTELIQELSLQNLPVITMHKLRKQLRELIREYLQVDGPVLIQNLSDSLNWDEIAHLILTRLRSSSIMNSSLSLISEELALIIERYLEKDLEQMIAQVIPILDIDQAIIDRVNATSPADLEAGIQGIVRSELQAIVNLGGILGLLVGLGQSLFLWGQT; from the coding sequence ATGCTTTTTCGTCCCTACCGCCCCTTCTACCTGGGTGCCTACCGCATCCCCTTTACCCCCGGCCTGATCCCCAGCAACCAGGGGCGTTTAGCTTCACGCGTTGCTGACACCATCACCCGTTCCCTGCTCACCCCGGAAGAATTGCAAAATATCGCCCGCCGCTTATTGCAACTGGAACGGACTCAGGCGGCGATTTATTGGCTACTCCAAACCGCCTTAAACCAGGTAAAACTAGAAGCATATAAAGCCCGCACCGCCAAAATTCTCGCCGGAATTTTACATGATTTTTTAGGTGAATCTCTGCCCCGTTTGTTGCGAATTTTAGCCCGCCAGGAAGACTTTTTAGCCGAGCAAATCAACCAAATTTTTGATCGTTTTTTGTTAGAATTTCGCCTCTCAGCCACCCAAGCGGAACAGATAGCCGATTGGTTGCTAGACTTGGTGTTAACTCCCGACCTCCTGCGACGGGCATTGATTGACTTTTTAACCGAAGAAACCATTGCGGTCATTGACCAGGATTTGCGGGAACAGACCACCGGCACCTACTGGGTGGTGGCGAATTTTTTTGGGGTGCGGAATGCCTTGATTCGACTCCGGCGTTTTTGTATTGAAGAACCGGAAACTGCCAATCAACGCTTGGCGGAATTGATGCAATCCCTGGGCTTAAAACCCCGACTTACGGAACTGATCCAAGAACTCTCGCTACAGAATTTACCCGTCATTACCATGCACAAACTCAGGAAACAATTACGGGAACTGATCCGGGAATACCTGCAAGTGGATGGCCCGGTATTGATTCAAAACCTGAGTGATTCCCTCAACTGGGATGAAATTGCCCATTTAATTCTCACCCGGCTCCGTAGTTCGTCCATTATGAATAGCTCCCTGAGTTTAATTAGCGAAGAATTAGCCCTCATTATTGAACGCTACCTGGAAAAAGACCTAGAACAAATGATTGCCCAAGTAATCCCAATTTTAGATATTGACCAGGCAATTATTGACCGGGTAAATGCCACGTCCCCGGCGGATTTGGAAGCGGGAATTCAGGGGATTGTCCGCAGTGAATTGCAGGCGATTGTCAATCTGGGGGGCATCCTGGGGCTGTTGGTGGGACTGGGGCAATCCCTCTTCCTCTGGGGGCAAACCTGA
- the tpiA gene encoding triose-phosphate isomerase: MAVIAGNWKMYKNQGEAVAYLHEFAPLVAGSDREVVLCVPFTALAVLSDKLATTNIALGAQNVHWEPAGAYTGEISPPMLTDLGVQYVTIGHSERRQYFGETDEQVNLRLKAAQSHGLTPILCVGETAEQRQQGLTEAHILAQLAQGLVGVKLTQLIIAYEPIWAIGSGNTCQPEEANRVIGLIRKEVAFLQQVDSQVINNVHILYGGSVKPDNIDDLMAMPEINGVLVGTASLDPQGFARIVNYR; the protein is encoded by the coding sequence ATGGCAGTCATTGCGGGCAATTGGAAAATGTACAAAAACCAGGGGGAGGCGGTGGCCTATCTCCATGAATTTGCCCCCCTGGTGGCCGGGAGCGACCGGGAGGTGGTGTTGTGCGTTCCCTTTACCGCCTTAGCCGTCCTGAGCGATAAATTGGCTACCACCAACATTGCCCTGGGAGCGCAGAACGTTCACTGGGAACCGGCGGGTGCCTACACCGGGGAAATTAGCCCGCCCATGCTCACCGATTTGGGGGTGCAATATGTGACCATCGGCCACAGCGAGCGGCGCCAGTACTTTGGCGAGACGGATGAACAGGTAAATCTGCGCTTAAAAGCCGCACAAAGTCATGGACTTACCCCCATTCTCTGCGTGGGAGAAACCGCCGAGCAACGCCAACAGGGACTGACCGAAGCCCACATTCTCGCCCAACTAGCCCAGGGGTTGGTAGGGGTAAAATTGACCCAACTGATCATCGCCTATGAACCCATCTGGGCGATTGGTTCGGGCAACACCTGCCAACCAGAGGAAGCCAACCGGGTGATTGGACTCATTCGCAAAGAGGTCGCCTTTCTCCAACAGGTGGACAGTCAAGTTATAAATAATGTTCATATTTTGTATGGCGGCTCAGTCAAACCAGATAATATAGACGACCTGATGGCAATGCCAGAAATTAACGGGGTTTTGGTCGGTACCGCCAGCCTTGACCCCCAGGGCTTTGCCCGTATTGTCAACTATCGTTAG
- a CDS encoding response regulator, whose product MTFAPADPIQILVIDDSMVVRELIAQYLENGGYILETAANGEVAWAAICQSPPDLIISDWSMPGISGIELCRRVKSDPGLQHIYFLMLTAREDASDRVLGLDTGADEFISKPINAEELRARIRAALRVRQLTRSLMTANQRLQDQNNLLASMSLLDGETGVLNQRALTSALPGLLQQVGERPPDHIPVDENYILYYRYLNFWLLAVDHWSELESKYGSEVLRQVVTVVARRLQSRGLPGSLVYRSEPNQFACLTLGLSPQRAYEFGQTLRQGISDHPVSLSSELSVAVTVTLGGVVVTKEPPLEGEQVLQQVQDVLAKAQSLGANQLVLLGYEPDLDTKAREGWG is encoded by the coding sequence ATGACTTTTGCTCCCGCTGATCCGATCCAGATTCTTGTCATTGACGACAGCATGGTGGTTCGGGAACTGATTGCCCAGTACCTGGAGAATGGGGGCTATATTTTGGAAACGGCGGCGAATGGGGAAGTGGCTTGGGCGGCCATTTGTCAATCCCCCCCGGATTTGATCATCAGTGATTGGTCAATGCCCGGCATATCGGGGATTGAACTCTGTCGGCGGGTCAAATCCGACCCCGGTTTGCAACACATTTACTTTTTGATGCTCACCGCCCGGGAAGACGCTTCCGACCGGGTGCTGGGATTAGACACGGGGGCGGATGAATTTATCAGCAAGCCCATCAACGCCGAGGAATTGCGGGCCAGGATTCGGGCAGCCCTGCGGGTACGCCAGTTGACCCGCTCCCTGATGACCGCTAATCAACGGCTCCAGGATCAAAACAATCTGCTGGCCTCCATGTCCCTGCTGGATGGGGAAACCGGGGTTTTGAATCAGCGGGCTTTGACCTCGGCTTTGCCAGGACTTTTGCAACAGGTCGGAGAACGTCCCCCCGACCATATCCCGGTGGATGAAAACTATATTTTGTACTATCGTTATCTGAACTTTTGGTTGCTGGCCGTAGATCATTGGTCGGAACTCGAATCTAAATATGGTTCAGAAGTCCTGCGCCAAGTGGTGACGGTGGTGGCTCGCCGCTTACAAAGTCGGGGTCTGCCGGGGAGTCTGGTCTATCGCTCGGAACCCAATCAATTCGCCTGCCTGACCCTGGGGCTATCCCCCCAGCGGGCCTACGAGTTTGGGCAAACCCTGCGCCAGGGCATCAGCGACCATCCGGTGAGTTTGAGTAGTGAATTGTCCGTTGCTGTGACGGTGACCTTGGGCGGGGTGGTGGTGACCAAGGAACCCCCTCTGGAGGGGGAGCAGGTTTTACAGCAGGTACAGGATGTTTTAGCCAAGGCGCAAAGCCTAGGTGCCAATCAACTGGTCTTGCTGGGGTATGAGCCAGACCTGGACACCAAAGCGAGGGAAGGTTGGGGATAG
- a CDS encoding phosphomannose isomerase type II C-terminal cupin domain, translated as MPGTRMTVPPMPTTTGHLPGAATELRPWGSFTVLEEGRNYKIKRIEVKPGHRLSLQLHYHRSEHWIVVSGTAKVTCGEREILLNSNESTYVPPCTAHRLENPGIINLILIEVQNGQYLGEDDIVRFQDDYSRAPALETVESN; from the coding sequence ATGCCCGGCACTCGGATGACGGTGCCGCCGATGCCCACAACCACGGGGCACCTGCCGGGAGCAGCGACGGAATTGCGACCCTGGGGCAGTTTTACGGTATTGGAGGAAGGACGGAATTACAAAATCAAGCGAATTGAGGTCAAGCCGGGCCATCGGTTAAGTTTGCAATTGCATTACCATCGGAGTGAACATTGGATTGTGGTTTCTGGTACGGCTAAAGTCACCTGTGGAGAGCGGGAAATTTTATTAAATTCTAACGAATCTACCTATGTTCCCCCCTGTACTGCCCATCGTCTGGAAAATCCAGGCATTATCAATTTAATCCTCATTGAAGTGCAAAACGGGCAGTATTTGGGTGAAGATGATATTGTGCGATTTCAGGATGATTATTCCCGCGCACCGGCACTCGAAACCGTAGAAAGTAATTAG